CTGTATTTGGTAGGCGCTGCGGGTGATGACGGCCATCTGGCGCGATTCCAGGAATATCATCTGGCGAGTATGCTCCAGAATAGCCGGAATATCGGAGGCAATGTACATTTCATCCTGCCCCAGACCAATCGCCACACCGCCTGCATTCCCTATCCGCACCGCTACAAGCCGATCTGGTTGATGCTTACTCATCACGACGATGGCATGGGCCCCGCGTAGACGGCTCGTTGCCCGGCGGGTGGCTTCTGCAATGTCGCGTATGCCCTGGCTGGCGTAGTACTGCACAAGCTGGACGATGACTTCGGTATCTGTTTCCGAAGCAAATTGGAATCTCTTCGCTTGCAACTCTTGCCGCAGTTCCAGGTAATTTTCCACAATGCCGTTATGGACCACAACGAATTCACAGTTCATGCTGATATGTGGATGGGCGTTATGTTCCGCAGGGACGCCATGCGTCGCCCAGCGCGTATGACCAATGCCAATATGGCCGCTGATAGGATCATTTTGTACGCGATTGCGCAAGCGGAATAGTTTACCAACGTCTCGTCTTACAGCGATGGTTCCGGCTTCCAGGACGGCAACGCCGGCGGAATCATAACCGCGATATTCTAACCGTTGTAAGCCATCGAGAATGATGGATGTTGCATCCTTCGGACCAATGTAGCCGACAATACCACACATAGTTGTGCTCTCCCATAGATAGGCGCAGCATGCAGGCGTGCGTCAACAGCGCCTTGCTGCTTCGTCTGATTAAAAAATGTTGGTTGGAATCCACATGCGCAGACGTTGTACCACCTGTTACCAGGCGTCTTTGGGTATGCGCTGATTAAAGAGGGAGAGCGTCAGTCAGGGATGCGGAAGGTCCCTGGGCGGCATCCGCCGAATACTCGATTTTCCCCATAAGAGCATGCATTCGCACATAATGGGTTAGCACAATGGAACCGCCACCTCGTCAGCCACAGCCGATGCTGTTAGGCTCAGGCGCTTACTGTATCTCCCGTGTTTGTAGCAGGGCACCTCCACATTGGATAGGTCACTTTGAGCAGTGTAGCACAGATTTGCTCGTCAAAAAGTAGGATTTTCTGAACTCGGGCGCCTACAGTAAATCAAGGTAGCGCGTGGTTGCCTGTGATAAATCGCTGAATAAGCCGCGCTGAGAAGCATACTGCTCTGGTATCAACTGAGCAATTTGATACATGGCTTCTTGCATCATCGTTGCGCGGACGGGCTTAGAAAGTCGTTCATCTGCGGGGAGTTTAAAGCGAAATGGCCTGCCGAAAGCGACCCGTGCATAAGCCTTATGGAAGCTTTTAAGGCGCTGGTTCCAGTCCTGTGCACCCATAATAGCGGCGGGCACAATCACGGCATTCGCCTTTTGTGCGATGTAAGCGACGCCTTCTTTCGGTTCGCCAAGGCCTTCTGGATGACGATGGCCCTCTGGCGCAATCAGCAGTAATTGCCCGCTTTTTAGCAGCTCAATGGCATTGCCGAGTGCTTTGCGGTCAACTTCGCCCCTGTTGATGATGAAGTTACCCCATAAATTGATGATGCCCCGGATGAACCAACTCTCGTAGGCTTCTGCCTTCGCCATGGAGATGACGTAGCGATTCGGTATAACGGCTGTAAAGACGATGGGGTCAATGAAGGTGATGTGGTTGATCATGAGGATGGTCGGCCCGGAAGAGGGGATATTCTCCAGGCCGGTGACATCCACATTGCAAAGTCGGAAACCGATGGCGCGTAAGGCTTTGTGCAGGTATCTGCGCCTCTGATCATAGATTGGTTGGTTAGCGACAAATTCCTGAATCGTACTGCTCATCGCTTTATCCCTGCACTGCTTGGTTGTTATGAGCGCTCGGGGCGCTTCTTGGCCCGCCTGACCCCCTGCGATTTGTTCGTAGGTTTGCGGGGCGTACGGGGCCCTTTGTTGCTGTTTCTATTCTGCGATGCTGATTGAGCGTTATCCCGTGGCGGGCGCGGACGACGGTTTTTACGTCGCATGTATTTCACTTCTTCTGCTGGTATCTTCATCGCTTGTACTTCTTCATCTTCCAGCTCGTAGTAGGCTCCCTTTTTCAGGGTGCCCAGACCAAGCTGGCCGATGTGGGTACGCACCAGGCGACGCACCGGATGACCCAGCATAGCCGCAATACGGCGAATCTGGCGCTTGCGGCCTTCAATCATGACGACTCGCAGCGTGGTGGTTTGAGGATTCTGCTCCATCACGCGAACGTAACACGGTGCAGTACGAGTGCCATCAAGCCAGAGGCCCGCTTCCCATCGTTCCAGGGTTTCCGTATCAGGTTGACCGTAAACGGTGACTTTGTAAGTCTTTGTGTGTTCAAAGCTCGGGTGAGATAGCTTGTGGGTGAGGTCACCATCATTGGTGAGCACCATCAAGCCTTCGCTCTCGGCATCGAGGCGGCCAATTGTGAAGAAGTGCCCTTCAATCGGAATGAGATCGCGTACGGCATCCCGGTCATCGCCTTCTGGCTTCTTATTCGTTGAAAGCACATTCTTGGGCTTATTGAATACGATGTAGCGCTTGGTGAACATATCCACGCGGATACGCTGCTCATCGACCGTAATCGTATCTTTTTCGGGGTCGGCCTTATCGCCAAGGGTGACGAGTTTACCATTAACCTTGACGCGTCCCTGCTCGATGATTGCTTCACAGGCACGGCGAGAGCCAATATCGGCACGGGCCATAATTTTCTGAAGTCGTTCTTCAGCCATGTGTAACTTGTTCCTCTCGACTATGCGTCTCACGACGCATGTTTACATATGCGTTTCCCAACGCAGCCGCATCAGTATAATTTCAGCGATGCCAAAACACCAGCGTAAGTTACTCCATTTTATCATGTTCTTACATGCGCGGTGCAGAGGTGAATCGGGAACAATAATGTTGGCCTAGACTTTACGCGTCACCCTGAAGCTGAGAGGGGCCCCTATTAAGAGCCGTGTCTGTGCTTGGATTGTCGGGATTGCCAGGACGAGCAGGGTCAATACTGGCAATAATGGGAAGCTGAGCACCGTCCAGAAGCGTTCTGTCAGCGTCATGGGGTGGGGGCGCGGTGGTCTTACGATCACATCCAGGTACCAGAAGACGATACCCAGGATGACCACCATCCCGCCTGCAAACAGCAAGATGCCCCATGTGGGGTCCTGAATCAGGCTGTTTAAGGCGTCTGATAAGCCTGTAGCCGGGTCGCTTAGTAAGGTTGCTGTATCGACAGGCGCCATTTGTGGGTGCAGCATGACGGGCAATTGCGATCCCACTGTCATGATGATCCAACCTGCGCCTGCTAATAAAATGTCATGTGCGATGCGGACGAGCAGACGAAAGGAATGCCAGAAGGGCATATGCGGGTTATCAATCATCTTGGCAACCATATAGCCGACTTCTTTGCTACCCCAGGAATGCCGCAGCGTTTGCTGATACCGGGCGACTAATTCGCCCCAGAGGGTATCGCCGATTGTAGCATCTGCCATGAAGGGCAGCATGATAGGTTCCAGGCGTACAGCACCTTCGCTGCCGAAATAAGCTTTGATGTACATGTGCCATTCATCAGCAATGACATCGCCATCCCAATACCCGTTCTGGTCGAGCAGCTTCAGACTCAGGGAATAGGACGACATCGGCATCGCTAGCCAATAGGGCGAAGCCAAGTATGCCAGTTCAAAGGCGGTAGCATAGGCATTTACGATCCGAAGCAGGGGATTAATATCCCAGATATTGCCATGATAGCGAATCGGTGCCTGCCAGAATCGTTCATAGCGGTTCGAGTTCGTGGCAAAAAGATATGTCAAGGCATAAAAGTGTTGGGGGTGCCAGCGCGTATCCGCATCCATCGTTGTGATGCAAATATGATTGATGTCGTAATGTAGTTCATCCACGAGGCGGCGCTTAATCCAGCGGCCAGCCCAGGCTTCATTTGCGGATTTACACTGCATTTCTCCAGGTAATCCACGAGGATGGACGGTAAAGAAGAAATGCGCGAACTGTTGATGATATTCTTGCTCCAGGGCCTCTGCTTTTTCAATCGCCTCAGATTCCGCTGCTTCCATCGCCAGCACAATGGTCATACGCTTTTTAGCTTCGTACTGGGCCGCGAGGCCATCTAGCGTGCGCTTAAGCACAAGGGTTGGCTCTTTATAAGCGGGGATAATAACGACGTGATGGACGGCATCCCAGGGCAAGGCATCGACAGGGGCTTCTTCCTGGTATTTTTGCAACCAGTTGATTTCTTCCCATTTTTTGATGAGCCGCAAGCCGTGAATGTTGGCGAAACCGGCGAGTAAGAATCGTACGGAGGAATAAAGCCCGACTAATGCAGCAAGGAGCAGCAAAGTTCTTGGGAAGGCAACCGCAGCAGCGACACAGAAAAGGAGTGCGAACCAGGCTACGAAGCCCGGTATACCGTCCAGAATGCGTTCTGGGATTGGTGTTGGGGGGAGGCCGCCCCAGACAGACGACCCAATTTGTACCTTATTACGACGTTCCCCACTTGTGCGATATGGCACAGACTTATCCATGGGTGATTATTGGTTCAATTGGGGCAAAGCATAGCATAAGCTATAGGGCCGTACCAAGTCACAGTTTACATGACTTTTTCTATGATTCTGTGAGTTGGCGGTCATACTGTATGAGGGCATCCACTGTGCAATCCGTTGATTCTGCTCATGATATACATCGCGTGTTTGCAGGGTAGATGGTAATATGGAGTGAAATGAGTGATTAATCATCCCTGCGGCGGGAGATCGAACGATGAGCACGCAAGCCAGTGTTTTAATTATTGAAGATGATCGAGAATTATCTCGTTTGTTGCAAATTGATTTGCAGCGGCATAATTTTGACGTTTCCGTAACGAATAATGGCCTGGATGGGCTGCGAATGTTCCAGAACAGTCGGCACGATCTGGTTGTGTTGGATGTCGCTTTGCCACTGATGGATGGATTGACTGTCTGCGAGCGCATCCGAGAAATATCCAATGTGCCAATTTTGATGATGACGGCCCATGCTGTGAGCGAACATGATATTGCCGAAGGGCTGAATCGTGGGGCCGATGAATACATGCTCAAGCCGCTGGGTAAAATTGAATTCCATGCGCGGATTAAAGCCCTTCTGCGCCGTGCTCGCATTTCTGAAGAACCAGCCGAAACCATTACACGCTTCGAGGATGGGTATCTTTCTGTTGATTTGAATACGCGCCGTGTGCTGATCAATGGGGAAGAAATCCGCCTGACGCCGACCGAATTTAAGCTGTTGGCGACCTTTATTCGCAATCCAGATGCTGTATTGAGCTTCCAACAATTGCTAGAGACGGTATGGGGGCCAGAGTATAACAGCGAGCATCATTATCCCCGGATTTACGTCTCGCATTTGCGCCGCAAGATTGAGCCAGATGCGAAGAACCCCTCCTATATTCATAATGAATATGGCGTTGGCTATCGCTTTGTCGGCCAGAATGAGGCCGTTCAATAGCTGTTAATCGCCTGACATGGCATCCAGCCGTTTCTGAATATCATGGCGGCCACGGATGCTAATGGGGGTGTCAAGCGCTCGTTGTAGATCCGCCGGAGTTGCTTTTTTGTTGTAAAACAGCCGGAAGCTATCCAGAATCGTGAACTGGCTATGCGTAGCTGGCTCGATCTGGACGTCTGCATTTATCTTGATCTGCCCCGGTACAATCACGCGACAGTATGCACCCGGGCGTTCCGCCTGGGTGAACCGCTTGACGAAAGTCGGGTCGCCCATCCTGACGGCTAAGGTCACACAAGGAATGCGCGCATCTGTGACTTCCAGCACGACATCCCCGATGTGAATGCGATCTCCTATCGTCATGCGGTTGCTTATGCCTTCGCTGAGCGTTAGGTTTTCTCCGAATGTGCCAGGGGCTAGCTGTCGCCCTAGTTCTTGCTCCCACCAGCCATAATCTGGC
The Phototrophicus methaneseepsis DNA segment above includes these coding regions:
- a CDS encoding pseudouridine synthase → MAEERLQKIMARADIGSRRACEAIIEQGRVKVNGKLVTLGDKADPEKDTITVDEQRIRVDMFTKRYIVFNKPKNVLSTNKKPEGDDRDAVRDLIPIEGHFFTIGRLDAESEGLMVLTNDGDLTHKLSHPSFEHTKTYKVTVYGQPDTETLERWEAGLWLDGTRTAPCYVRVMEQNPQTTTLRVVMIEGRKRQIRRIAAMLGHPVRRLVRTHIGQLGLGTLKKGAYYELEDEEVQAMKIPAEEVKYMRRKNRRPRPPRDNAQSASQNRNSNKGPRTPRKPTNKSQGVRRAKKRPERS
- a CDS encoding MOSC domain-containing protein, whose protein sequence is MKLVSINIGKEQAITGAKSYGVTGIYKQPQTDTVTVTPLGLEGDTISDTENHGGPDQAIYVYTLPDYGWWEQELGRQLAPGTFGENLTLSEGISNRMTIGDRIHIGDVVLEVTDARIPCVTLAVRMGDPTFVKRFTQAERPGAYCRVIVPGQIKINADVQIEPATHSQFTILDSFRLFYNKKATPADLQRALDTPISIRGRHDIQKRLDAMSGD
- a CDS encoding lysophospholipid acyltransferase family protein, producing MSSTIQEFVANQPIYDQRRRYLHKALRAIGFRLCNVDVTGLENIPSSGPTILMINHITFIDPIVFTAVIPNRYVISMAKAEAYESWFIRGIINLWGNFIINRGEVDRKALGNAIELLKSGQLLLIAPEGHRHPEGLGEPKEGVAYIAQKANAVIVPAAIMGAQDWNQRLKSFHKAYARVAFGRPFRFKLPADERLSKPVRATMMQEAMYQIAQLIPEQYASQRGLFSDLSQATTRYLDLL
- a CDS encoding response regulator transcription factor, which codes for MSTQASVLIIEDDRELSRLLQIDLQRHNFDVSVTNNGLDGLRMFQNSRHDLVVLDVALPLMDGLTVCERIREISNVPILMMTAHAVSEHDIAEGLNRGADEYMLKPLGKIEFHARIKALLRRARISEEPAETITRFEDGYLSVDLNTRRVLINGEEIRLTPTEFKLLATFIRNPDAVLSFQQLLETVWGPEYNSEHHYPRIYVSHLRRKIEPDAKNPSYIHNEYGVGYRFVGQNEAVQ